From the Chloroflexota bacterium genome, one window contains:
- the waaF gene encoding lipopolysaccharide heptosyltransferase II, whose translation MATPTLAALQRQFPQARLGFAVSAWSRAVIEGHPAIKEIVDCGRVGSGARFTLGEYLALIKSLRRGRWDCAFVLDRSLWISLLPFLAGIPIRIGLDSEGRGFPLTLRVPCRPGRHEAELYLDTVRAIGILPQEARLSFYPSPEDHLKAEEALSSVGTKGTRLLAIHPGGGSNPGMTLAAKRWLPERFATVADRAVESLGVTILLVGGLSDGPLATQVQNSMRYPAVDLVGGLTLGQLGAVIQRCALFVGNDTGPMHLAVAVGTPLVAIFGPSDPGMYGPYTTRAKVVRSAEPCSPCFRNGAFPPCPVIRCMAAISVADVWSAVEEQWALFNNEGQGDEDKEHYPG comes from the coding sequence ATGGCTACGCCAACCCTGGCCGCGCTGCAGCGGCAGTTTCCCCAGGCTCGCCTCGGCTTTGCCGTCTCGGCCTGGTCTCGGGCCGTGATAGAGGGACATCCTGCGATCAAGGAGATAGTCGATTGTGGCCGTGTGGGCAGCGGAGCAAGGTTCACTTTGGGCGAGTATCTCGCTCTCATCAAATCCTTGCGCCGTGGTCGCTGGGATTGTGCCTTCGTTCTGGATCGTTCTCTGTGGATCAGCTTGCTGCCGTTTCTGGCCGGTATCCCTATCCGGATTGGCCTTGATAGTGAGGGGCGCGGTTTCCCCCTGACCCTGAGGGTTCCTTGTCGGCCAGGGCGGCACGAGGCGGAGCTATATTTAGATACGGTACGGGCTATCGGGATCCTACCTCAAGAGGCTCGGTTATCTTTTTATCCTTCGCCTGAGGACCACCTTAAGGCAGAGGAGGCGCTGAGCAGCGTTGGGACCAAAGGGACGAGACTGTTAGCCATTCACCCCGGTGGGGGAAGCAATCCAGGGATGACCCTGGCCGCCAAGCGTTGGTTACCAGAACGTTTTGCCACTGTAGCCGATAGGGCGGTAGAGAGTTTGGGGGTGACCATTCTTTTAGTGGGGGGTCTTTCTGATGGACCGTTGGCCACCCAGGTACAGAATAGTATGCGCTACCCGGCGGTCGACCTTGTGGGTGGCCTCACCCTGGGGCAGCTCGGCGCTGTTATCCAACGTTGCGCCCTCTTTGTAGGTAATGACACTGGCCCCATGCACCTGGCCGTAGCTGTGGGTACCCCGCTGGTGGCCATCTTTGGACCTTCGGATCCTGGGATGTATGGCCCCTATACAACACGGGCCAAAGTTGTCCGCAGCGCTGAACCGTGTAGTCCCTGCTTCCGTAATGGTGCCTTTCCGCCATGCCCTGTGATACGATGCATGGCGGCGATAAGCGTCGCTGACGTTTGGTCGGCTGTGGAAGAGCAGTGGGCGCTATTTAATAACGAAGGTCAGGGCGATGAGGACAAGGAGCATTATCCCGGCTAG
- a CDS encoding 6-pyruvoyl-tetrahydropterin synthase-related protein, whose amino-acid sequence MKPIQRALGSAAVTEYLYALSACLLSIFAIYPLLSPGLPLTSDGALHLFRIVQLDELIHQGILYPRWAPDLWLGFGYPLFNFYSPLIYYVSEGFHLLGADFVASLKMTLISGLIATSLAMYLFAREIWGPKAALLAAALYTYTPHFLNELYWRGDYAQMLAFPLLPAILWAFYKVITRGQRRYLLIASLLYASLILTHNVTAMLFSPFLGLYLIVLLRGLKMPHRIWLVVLAFGIALGISAFFWLPALYDRRYVQLHELLTGYFDFHNHFLTLPELAQPSSSIDLRCANPPVTFNIGTMPLILSLLALLAGFTRSKFDRVQRLHHLLFAFFLGIAIFLTLPASSKIWEGLPLLALAQFPWRLLAISGLAASFLAASLIARLNDDRPWSRTFWATSIALLLTLTSSFVILYPPQPFVSYSQLSRNSLSEFELKSGAFGTSSAGEFLPRWVKSRPTSSPIVSQYHFDQVSSKVDRGALPQYVAVQTIEQRPTLEKIKVDAADNFGILFDIFYFPGWQAYVDDHPVPIKAYEPYGFITFDVPKGEHLVTLQFEDTPMRRLADLVSLLTIPATILLLLFIKPEEWRQGRESLKKSVSRGTPSSPISRTASLPIAILGLAIILLFLLKIIYVDDTLWFKKESGQGKVEGVAHPLHLNFGDQILLLGYDLDKETVAPGENLLLTMYWENTRPLDREYSAFMHILKEPGHTKIAQADNMHPGFVPTSRWPSGKYIRDVHKIAIPPHTTPGEYFIEVGLYDLATLQRLYVRDEGGGQGPNIVPLQAIKVTTER is encoded by the coding sequence ATGAAACCGATACAGAGAGCGCTCGGATCAGCCGCCGTTACCGAATATCTGTATGCACTGTCGGCCTGCCTGCTGTCCATTTTTGCCATCTACCCCCTCCTGAGCCCCGGTCTACCCTTGACCAGTGATGGAGCCCTGCACCTCTTCCGTATCGTCCAGCTGGATGAACTTATCCACCAGGGTATCCTCTATCCCCGTTGGGCGCCTGACCTTTGGCTTGGGTTTGGCTACCCTCTATTCAATTTTTATTCCCCTTTAATCTACTATGTATCAGAGGGCTTCCATCTGCTGGGGGCTGACTTTGTAGCCAGCTTGAAGATGACCCTCATCTCAGGACTTATTGCCACCAGCCTCGCTATGTACCTGTTCGCCAGGGAGATCTGGGGGCCTAAAGCAGCCCTACTGGCCGCCGCACTCTACACCTACACCCCTCACTTCCTTAATGAACTGTACTGGAGAGGGGATTATGCTCAGATGCTTGCCTTTCCCTTATTGCCGGCGATCCTCTGGGCCTTCTACAAGGTCATCACTCGCGGGCAACGACGCTACCTTCTGATCGCCTCCCTGCTCTACGCCAGCCTGATCCTCACGCACAACGTAACGGCCATGCTTTTCAGCCCCTTCTTGGGACTTTATCTTATCGTCCTGCTCAGAGGACTCAAGATGCCCCACCGAATTTGGCTGGTTGTTCTGGCTTTCGGCATAGCCCTGGGAATCAGCGCCTTCTTCTGGTTACCGGCCCTGTATGATAGGCGATATGTCCAACTCCACGAATTGCTAACCGGCTATTTCGATTTCCACAACCACTTTTTAACCTTGCCGGAGCTGGCCCAGCCCTCATCATCCATCGACCTCCGCTGCGCCAATCCTCCCGTAACCTTCAATATAGGCACCATGCCCCTCATCCTGTCCTTGCTTGCGCTGCTCGCCGGCTTCACCCGCTCCAAATTCGACCGTGTGCAGCGCCTCCATCATCTTCTCTTTGCTTTTTTTCTGGGCATCGCCATCTTCCTAACCCTCCCAGCCTCAAGCAAAATCTGGGAAGGACTGCCTCTTCTGGCCCTGGCTCAATTCCCCTGGCGCTTGCTGGCCATCAGTGGGCTGGCGGCTTCCTTCTTAGCCGCCTCTCTTATCGCCCGTCTAAATGATGACAGGCCCTGGTCCAGGACCTTTTGGGCTACCTCTATCGCCCTCCTGCTCACCCTCACCTCCAGCTTCGTCATCCTCTATCCTCCCCAACCATTCGTTTCCTATAGCCAACTATCGAGGAATAGTCTGTCTGAATTTGAATTGAAATCCGGCGCCTTCGGGACAAGCAGCGCTGGAGAGTTTCTACCCCGTTGGGTAAAATCGCGTCCCACCAGCTCACCAATAGTGTCACAGTATCATTTTGACCAGGTGAGCTCTAAGGTCGATAGAGGAGCCTTGCCCCAATACGTTGCCGTGCAAACCATTGAACAGCGCCCAACCCTTGAGAAGATCAAAGTTGACGCTGCCGACAACTTCGGTATCCTCTTCGATATCTTCTATTTCCCCGGCTGGCAGGCATATGTTGACGACCACCCCGTTCCAATAAAGGCCTATGAGCCTTACGGATTTATCACCTTCGATGTCCCAAAGGGCGAGCATCTCGTCACCCTCCAATTTGAGGATACGCCCATGCGTCGGCTGGCCGACCTCGTCTCTCTCCTGACCATACCAGCCACAATCCTTCTTCTGCTGTTTATAAAGCCAGAAGAATGGAGGCAAGGTCGGGAATCTCTTAAGAAAAGCGTCTCCAGGGGAACTCCTTCCTCCCCTATCTCCAGAACCGCCTCCTTGCCGATAGCCATCCTCGGATTAGCAATCATTCTGCTCTTTTTGCTCAAGATTATTTATGTCGACGATACGCTATGGTTCAAGAAAGAGTCAGGGCAGGGGAAGGTAGAGGGAGTCGCCCATCCTCTACATCTAAATTTTGGGGATCAAATCCTCCTGTTGGGCTATGACCTGGACAAGGAAACAGTTGCCCCTGGAGAAAATCTTCTCCTTACCATGTATTGGGAGAATACCAGGCCGCTGGACAGAGAGTATAGCGCTTTCATGCACATATTGAAGGAACCCGGTCACACTAAGATAGCCCAAGCGGATAACATGCACCCTGGGTTTGTTCCCACCTCCCGCTGGCCAAGCGGGAAATATATTCGCGACGTGCATAAGATCGCTATTCCTCCCCACACAACCCCAGGGGAGTATTTCATTGAGGTGGGGCTTTATGACCTTGCCACCCTGCAACGACTGTATGTGAGGGATGAAGGTGGTGGACAGGGGCCGAACATCGTTCCGCTCCAGGCCATCAAGGTGACAACAGAGAGGTAG
- a CDS encoding DUF3786 domain-containing protein: MDQRRVFDTYRPAFVKACRDLAGLEPFVTAAKGDVLYVPLTATAGEFEIPYLGRAHRVSYPEVRVREAKTGEEPSLTTQILLLHYLLHADGTPLSGRWVSFRELPDGRVYDAAFRQRSVDPLARAFGADLEGFVAAARALGGEPARMADASFIFRVFPRLFLACLLWLADAELPPAANILFDAAAGHQLPTEDLSAVGGILSGRLLRPKGLQSSSPSTQTRPTEDFVGL; encoded by the coding sequence ATGGATCAGCGCAGGGTGTTTGACACTTATCGCCCGGCCTTCGTCAAGGCTTGTCGAGATTTAGCGGGCCTCGAGCCGTTTGTCACTGCGGCCAAGGGTGATGTGCTTTACGTGCCCCTTACGGCGACCGCTGGCGAATTTGAAATCCCCTACCTCGGGCGTGCCCACCGGGTGAGTTATCCTGAGGTCAGGGTGCGTGAAGCGAAGACAGGTGAGGAGCCATCGCTTACCACCCAGATATTACTGCTTCATTATCTTCTTCACGCCGATGGCACACCTCTCTCCGGACGTTGGGTCTCCTTTCGGGAGCTGCCGGATGGGCGCGTCTACGATGCGGCCTTTCGGCAACGTTCAGTCGATCCCCTAGCGCGAGCCTTCGGCGCTGACCTGGAGGGTTTCGTCGCCGCGGCGAGGGCACTCGGGGGAGAACCGGCGCGCATGGCCGATGCCTCTTTCATTTTTCGCGTTTTCCCTCGACTCTTCCTGGCCTGCCTGCTTTGGCTGGCTGATGCTGAGCTGCCTCCTGCGGCCAACATCCTCTTTGATGCCGCGGCCGGTCATCAACTACCTACTGAGGACCTGTCGGCCGTTGGGGGCATCCTCAGCGGCCGTCTGCTGCGACCGAAAGGCTTGCAAAGCAGCAGTCCTTCCACTCAAACGCGGCCAACGGAAGACTTCGTTGGGTTGTAA
- a CDS encoding DUF4446 family protein, translating into MEVVEELYRQHAVYLWLGLVVLVTLLLFWLIYLQVRVSRMMRHYGALTRHVGHGNLEELLNRHLERITDTSLKLEELTAFSQELDGRLQQAIQRVGMVRFNPFDDTGGDQSFAIAMLDAEDNGLVLSSLFSRTGTRIYAKPIHKGRSKYNLSDEELQALRQANAERPSTRLR; encoded by the coding sequence GTGGAAGTCGTGGAAGAGCTCTACCGTCAGCATGCAGTCTATCTTTGGCTTGGTCTCGTAGTTTTAGTGACCTTGCTACTCTTTTGGCTTATTTATCTCCAGGTACGGGTGAGCAGGATGATGCGTCACTATGGCGCTCTTACGCGTCACGTTGGTCACGGTAATCTGGAAGAGTTACTTAACAGGCATCTGGAGCGTATCACGGATACCTCCCTGAAGCTCGAGGAGTTGACAGCATTCTCTCAAGAACTGGATGGGAGATTGCAGCAAGCTATTCAGCGGGTGGGGATGGTCCGCTTCAATCCTTTCGACGATACGGGGGGCGATCAGAGCTTTGCGATCGCTATGCTTGATGCGGAGGACAATGGACTGGTGCTGAGCTCACTGTTTAGCCGAACGGGTACACGTATCTATGCTAAGCCGATTCACAAGGGGCGCTCCAAGTACAATCTGTCTGATGAGGAGCTACAGGCCCTGAGACAAGCCAATGCCGAGAGGCCATCGACTCGTCTGCGATAG
- the fabZ gene encoding 3-hydroxyacyl-ACP dehydratase FabZ has product MLGIKEIWEALPHRYPFLLVDRIVELAPDGSRAVGIKNVTINEPFFQGHFPGYAIMPGVLIVEALAQTGGAAVLANAEHKGKMGVLAGIDGFRFRRPVVPGDTLRLEVTLSKVRGPIGKMHGRATVDGQVVAEGEILFALTPVERLAEK; this is encoded by the coding sequence ATGCTGGGCATTAAAGAGATATGGGAGGCATTACCCCATCGTTACCCCTTCCTCTTGGTGGATCGGATCGTTGAGCTCGCACCTGACGGCAGCCGGGCCGTCGGGATCAAGAACGTCACAATCAATGAGCCCTTCTTTCAAGGGCATTTCCCGGGTTACGCTATTATGCCCGGTGTGCTCATTGTGGAGGCCCTGGCCCAAACAGGGGGCGCTGCTGTCCTGGCCAATGCGGAGCACAAAGGCAAGATGGGTGTATTAGCCGGCATCGATGGCTTCCGCTTTCGCCGGCCGGTCGTGCCCGGTGATACCCTTCGTTTAGAGGTTACGCTCAGTAAAGTGCGCGGGCCCATCGGTAAGATGCATGGGCGTGCTACGGTGGACGGTCAGGTGGTAGCGGAGGGGGAGATCTTGTTTGCTCTCACACCCGTGGAAAGACTGGCAGAGAAGTGA
- the selB gene encoding selenocysteine-specific translation elongation factor, translated as MYTIGTAGHVDHGKSALVKALTGIDPDRLREEKERGMTIDLGFAWLRLPSGREISIVDVPGHERFVKNMLAGVGGIDLALLVVAADEGVMPQTREHLAILDLLRIKRGLVAITKVDLVDEEWLSLVTADVEDVLKGTVLAEAPIVTVSAKTREGLSQLLATLDDLLADTPPKRDIGRPRLAVDRVFTITGFGTVVTGTLIDGRFQVGQGVEIQPAGRQARIRGLQTHKQRVEVAMPGNRVAINLAVLSTSDLQRGDIVTIPGWLQPTQAIDVGLRLLPDARRPLPHNTLVAMHTGSAEVMAKVLLLDREELKPGETSWAQLRLAAPVAVVRGDLFVLRTPNETIGGGEIVEPHAKRHKRFQSEVLRSLSLLTRGSVQDLVQQSLEGRFPLELDQVVQRSGLPREQCLAILQELVQSGQVIPLDSYFLTENSWRVLAERVEAILGSYHQQHPLRLGMPKEEVRSRLALPSRAFNETVARLAREGRLVETDSKLRLVEHLPQFTTEQQEKVKQLLVLLAEHPHAPPSRQELEQQLSLEAEVIDSLIEQGKLVKVSDSLVFLPSALEKMKAEIVNYISNRGSVTVAEVRDMFKTSRKYALAIMEFLDEQKVTRRVGDERLLR; from the coding sequence GTGTATACCATTGGGACGGCTGGGCACGTTGATCACGGCAAGTCTGCGCTGGTTAAAGCGCTGACGGGCATCGATCCGGATAGGCTCCGTGAGGAGAAGGAACGGGGCATGACCATAGACCTGGGGTTCGCCTGGTTGCGCTTACCCAGCGGGCGCGAGATCAGCATTGTGGACGTGCCGGGACACGAGCGCTTTGTAAAGAATATGTTGGCCGGTGTGGGGGGTATTGACCTGGCCCTACTTGTTGTGGCCGCTGACGAGGGAGTCATGCCCCAGACGCGGGAGCATCTGGCTATATTGGATCTGCTGCGCATTAAACGTGGGCTGGTAGCTATCACCAAGGTGGATCTGGTTGATGAGGAATGGTTATCCCTCGTTACAGCTGATGTCGAGGATGTATTGAAGGGGACCGTCTTGGCTGAGGCCCCGATCGTGACCGTTTCAGCTAAAACAAGGGAAGGGTTGAGCCAACTGTTGGCGACGTTGGATGACCTGTTGGCTGATACACCCCCTAAGCGAGATATTGGTCGTCCTCGTTTAGCGGTAGATCGTGTTTTCACCATCACCGGCTTTGGTACCGTGGTTACGGGCACCTTGATTGATGGGCGCTTCCAGGTGGGACAGGGGGTTGAGATTCAACCGGCTGGGCGTCAGGCGCGCATACGAGGATTACAAACCCACAAACAGCGGGTAGAAGTGGCTATGCCAGGCAATCGGGTGGCGATCAACCTGGCGGTGCTGTCTACATCTGATTTGCAGCGAGGTGATATTGTGACTATCCCCGGTTGGTTGCAACCAACGCAGGCGATTGACGTCGGCCTCAGGTTGCTACCCGATGCCCGCCGCCCATTGCCCCACAACACCTTGGTCGCTATGCACACCGGTTCGGCCGAGGTGATGGCCAAGGTGCTGTTGCTGGATCGGGAGGAACTGAAGCCGGGGGAGACGTCTTGGGCTCAATTACGGCTGGCGGCGCCTGTGGCGGTGGTACGGGGCGATCTTTTTGTGTTACGCACCCCCAATGAGACTATTGGTGGAGGCGAGATCGTCGAACCGCACGCCAAACGCCATAAACGTTTCCAATCCGAGGTGCTGCGCTCCCTTAGCCTTTTGACCAGGGGTTCGGTGCAGGATCTTGTTCAGCAATCTCTGGAGGGACGTTTCCCCTTAGAATTAGACCAAGTGGTGCAGCGCTCTGGGCTGCCGCGTGAGCAATGCTTGGCTATCCTCCAGGAATTAGTCCAGTCTGGTCAGGTCATTCCCCTTGATAGCTATTTCCTTACAGAGAATAGTTGGCGGGTTCTGGCGGAGAGGGTGGAGGCCATTTTGGGCAGCTATCATCAACAACACCCCCTTCGTCTCGGTATGCCAAAGGAAGAGGTGAGGAGCCGCCTGGCTCTACCAAGCCGTGCTTTTAATGAGACGGTCGCTCGGCTAGCTCGTGAGGGGCGCCTCGTGGAAACAGATTCTAAGTTGCGGCTGGTGGAACATCTCCCCCAGTTTACCACAGAGCAGCAAGAGAAGGTGAAGCAACTGCTGGTACTTCTGGCGGAGCATCCTCATGCGCCACCATCTCGCCAGGAGTTGGAACAGCAGCTCTCTCTGGAAGCGGAGGTGATCGACAGTCTTATCGAGCAAGGGAAATTGGTCAAGGTGAGCGATAGTCTGGTCTTTTTGCCCTCCGCTTTGGAGAAGATGAAAGCTGAGATCGTCAACTATATATCCAATAGGGGAAGCGTTACTGTAGCGGAGGTACGTGACATGTTTAAGACTAGCCGCAAGTACGCTCTGGCCATAATGGAGTTCCTGGATGAACAGAAGGTTACCCGTCGGGTGGGTGACGAACGCCTCCTTCGCTAG
- a CDS encoding zinc-dependent metalloprotease, with translation MARYKVNLTKGLLFGAMLGAFWVASRRYSDYVPRLINWERVRRLAVRIALQKGGGLPLSRTELSQRYGALVHYSAELIARYTGQKLPQPLESVFVFDRIDWIDANLANFKLLFEPLERVNWEALRSATIGSRLFGGLSQVVLSAQLGALMGYLSQRVLGQYDLSLLGKEPLTAGQLYFVEPNILDLERHLGLSGEDLRLWIGLHETTHAYEFEAHPWLRDYWNSLLRQYIESISAELMRVQSDGLQWRRLVGHIGSGLFRSRYLLELVMAPEQRRLFHQIQALMCLVEGFSNHVMDQAGRALLPNYKLLKTYFEERLRQKSAAERLFIRLTGLDVKLEQYALGERFVAEVVRRQGIEFLNLAWQSPATLPTLEEVHQPRRWIDRIRSQMV, from the coding sequence ATGGCTAGGTATAAAGTTAATCTGACTAAGGGGTTACTTTTCGGGGCGATGCTGGGCGCCTTCTGGGTAGCCAGCAGACGTTATAGCGACTACGTCCCCCGCCTGATAAATTGGGAGCGGGTGAGACGCCTGGCCGTGCGTATTGCCCTGCAAAAGGGTGGAGGGCTGCCACTCTCCCGAACCGAGCTGTCCCAGCGTTACGGGGCGCTGGTCCACTACAGTGCAGAGCTTATTGCGCGTTATACGGGTCAGAAACTGCCCCAGCCTTTAGAATCAGTTTTTGTCTTCGATCGGATCGACTGGATCGATGCCAACCTGGCCAATTTCAAGCTACTCTTTGAACCGTTAGAACGAGTAAACTGGGAGGCGCTTCGGAGCGCCACCATCGGATCGCGCCTGTTTGGTGGCCTGAGTCAGGTGGTCCTCAGCGCTCAATTGGGCGCCCTGATGGGCTATCTGTCGCAGCGAGTGCTGGGTCAATATGACCTCTCTTTACTCGGTAAGGAGCCCTTAACCGCTGGTCAGCTCTATTTTGTGGAGCCTAATATCCTTGATTTGGAGCGGCATCTTGGTTTGAGTGGTGAGGATTTACGCCTGTGGATTGGCTTACACGAGACCACTCATGCTTACGAGTTCGAAGCGCACCCCTGGTTACGGGATTACTGGAACTCTCTATTGAGGCAATATATCGAAAGCATCAGTGCCGAGCTGATGAGGGTGCAGAGTGATGGCCTTCAGTGGCGTCGCCTGGTGGGGCACATTGGATCAGGGCTTTTCCGAAGCAGGTATCTGCTCGAGCTCGTAATGGCTCCTGAACAGCGGCGTCTCTTTCATCAGATACAGGCTTTAATGTGTCTGGTTGAGGGCTTCAGTAATCACGTTATGGATCAGGCGGGCAGAGCCCTTTTGCCGAACTATAAGCTATTGAAGACATACTTTGAGGAAAGGCTCAGGCAGAAAAGCGCGGCGGAGCGTCTTTTTATCAGATTAACGGGCTTAGATGTTAAACTGGAACAGTATGCCCTTGGTGAGCGCTTCGTGGCTGAGGTGGTGCGTCGCCAGGGCATCGAGTTTTTGAATTTGGCCTGGCAATCGCCGGCGACACTTCCCACGCTTGAAGAGGTACATCAGCCACGTCGCTGGATAGATAGGATAAGAAGTCAGATGGTTTAG
- the selA gene encoding L-seryl-tRNA(Sec) selenium transferase, with the protein MQEKLRELPSVDRLLQDERLQACIARFSRPTVLEAAREVLEEARRTITAGGPCPQFEELVQMIAARTAQSSESSLKVVINATGVVIHTNLGRAPLSPEATAAMVEAASRYSNLEYDLAEGKRGSRQVHVERALIRLSGAEAALVVNNNAAAVLLVLSALARGKEVIISRGQLVEIGGGFRIPEVMRQSGAKLVEVGTTNRTYISDYEAAISPKTAMLLRVHSSNFRLIGFTHAVELGELAALTHGRGLLVVDDLGSGALLDTAVFGLAHEPMVQESIASDVDLVCFSGDKLLGGPQAGIIVGKRTLVDKLKKHPLARAVRIDKASLAGLEATLRHYLRGEALDKIPVWCMISMPLEEIEKCAQEWARAFTAVGARAVVIEGESTVGGGSLPGETLPTRLVALTVRSAGERGVDSGAVKELATRLRCGRPPLIGRIDRGRFLLDPRTVLPEQREQLIQTVRLALAELGQAEWARSLRV; encoded by the coding sequence ATGCAGGAGAAGTTGCGAGAGCTACCAAGCGTCGATCGCCTCTTGCAGGATGAACGACTGCAAGCCTGCATCGCCCGTTTCTCGCGTCCTACCGTTTTGGAAGCGGCACGGGAGGTGCTTGAGGAGGCGAGGAGAACGATCACAGCCGGCGGCCCCTGTCCCCAGTTCGAGGAGCTCGTGCAGATGATCGCGGCTAGGACTGCCCAGTCCTCAGAGAGCAGCCTTAAAGTGGTCATCAACGCTACTGGTGTAGTGATTCATACCAACCTTGGTCGTGCTCCTCTCTCTCCAGAGGCAACAGCCGCCATGGTTGAGGCGGCCAGCCGTTACAGTAATCTGGAGTATGATTTAGCTGAGGGCAAGCGTGGCTCCCGCCAGGTCCACGTGGAGCGGGCTCTGATCCGCCTTAGTGGGGCCGAGGCGGCCCTGGTGGTGAACAACAACGCCGCAGCCGTTCTCCTCGTCCTCAGTGCCTTGGCCCGAGGCAAAGAAGTGATCATCTCTCGTGGACAGCTGGTTGAAATTGGAGGCGGTTTTCGTATCCCTGAGGTTATGCGTCAGAGCGGAGCCAAACTGGTTGAGGTGGGAACCACCAACCGCACCTATATCTCTGATTATGAAGCAGCCATCAGCCCCAAGACGGCTATGTTGTTACGCGTGCATTCGAGCAACTTCCGTCTCATAGGTTTCACTCATGCCGTGGAGCTCGGCGAGCTGGCCGCCCTCACCCACGGCCGTGGCTTGCTTGTGGTCGATGATCTGGGGAGCGGCGCCTTACTCGATACAGCTGTCTTTGGGCTGGCCCATGAACCTATGGTTCAGGAGAGCATAGCTTCCGACGTCGACCTGGTTTGTTTCAGTGGTGATAAGTTGCTGGGCGGTCCACAGGCCGGGATCATTGTCGGCAAGCGAACGCTGGTTGATAAGTTGAAGAAGCATCCCCTGGCCAGAGCGGTGCGCATTGATAAGGCCAGTCTGGCTGGGCTGGAGGCCACCCTCAGGCATTACCTGCGGGGTGAGGCTTTAGACAAAATCCCGGTATGGTGTATGATCTCCATGCCCTTAGAAGAGATTGAAAAGTGTGCTCAGGAATGGGCGCGTGCTTTCACGGCTGTGGGGGCCAGGGCGGTGGTCATCGAGGGCGAGTCTACGGTGGGCGGTGGTTCGCTGCCCGGAGAGACCTTGCCCACAAGACTGGTTGCCCTTACAGTGAGGTCGGCTGGGGAGCGGGGCGTGGACTCAGGGGCGGTGAAGGAATTGGCCACTCGTCTCCGCTGTGGGCGACCGCCCCTCATTGGACGCATTGATAGAGGGCGCTTCTTGCTTGATCCACGTACTGTTCTCCCCGAGCAGAGGGAACAACTGATTCAAACGGTGCGCCTGGCCCTGGCGGAGCTGGGTCAAGCCGAGTGGGCGAGAAGTCTGAGAGTCTAA
- a CDS encoding protein-L-isoaspartate(D-aspartate) O-methyltransferase produces the protein MNRRLLAFLALTILLLGAGCVESVERRTAMPTPTEPPEATTAAEEARFATQRRIMVETQIRARGVTDEAVLAVMAKVPRHRFISRELWGKAYGDHPLPIGEGQTISQPYIVALMTQHLRIRPGDRVLEIGTGSGYQAAVLAELTDQVYTIEIIDVLAKRAAERLTELGYRKVHTKIGDGYFGWEEYAPFDAIIVTAAPDHVPQPLVRQLKDGGRLVIPVGPLGSYQTLWLIEKKGDQLISTNLGDVIFVPLQRGR, from the coding sequence ATGAATCGGCGATTATTGGCCTTCCTGGCCCTGACCATTTTGCTACTTGGGGCTGGGTGCGTCGAGAGCGTGGAGAGACGGACGGCGATGCCCACGCCCACAGAGCCGCCTGAAGCAACGACGGCCGCTGAGGAGGCAAGATTTGCGACGCAGCGGCGCATCATGGTGGAAACCCAGATACGGGCACGAGGGGTTACTGATGAGGCCGTGTTGGCTGTTATGGCCAAGGTACCTCGCCACAGGTTCATCAGTCGGGAGCTTTGGGGTAAGGCCTATGGTGATCATCCGCTACCAATTGGGGAGGGGCAGACCATCTCCCAGCCTTATATTGTGGCCTTAATGACCCAACATCTGAGGATACGGCCGGGGGACAGAGTACTGGAGATCGGGACTGGCTCAGGGTATCAGGCGGCTGTCCTGGCCGAGTTGACTGATCAGGTTTATACGATCGAGATCATCGATGTGCTGGCCAAACGGGCGGCGGAGCGCTTGACGGAGCTCGGCTATAGAAAGGTACACACAAAGATCGGTGATGGCTACTTTGGTTGGGAGGAATACGCTCCATTTGACGCTATCATTGTGACTGCAGCGCCGGATCACGTTCCCCAACCGTTGGTGCGGCAACTGAAGGATGGTGGACGATTGGTCATTCCGGTTGGGCCGCTGGGCAGCTATCAGACTCTGTGGTTGATCGAAAAGAAAGGTGACCAACTGATTTCGACCAATTTAGGTGATGTTATCTTCGTTCCCTTGCAGCGAGGACGCTAG